The following coding sequences are from one Camarhynchus parvulus chromosome 1, STF_HiC, whole genome shotgun sequence window:
- the PIANP gene encoding PILR alpha-associated neural protein isoform X1, whose amino-acid sequence MEPSACRMPPLLSRIHSLQLWHLLLVVLAVPPPGTWSLRSRGPAAPRPLCTRRSPSAPRSICIWERTSQPERDSRSDSRSDSRSDSRSAVPRQRALPARGAELRHVVRLRRQAAGARPATPSGFEDGMPSSQYPWAIVWGPTVSDEDGGDTNSANPGFPPLGYTFVSPHGMATAQPNSHSLLHNAGLNLRETPATLRPFLFGPRGEGVDPQLYVTITISIIIVLVATGIIFKFCWDRNQKRRRHSGQQSSGRQQESQQPLTDLSPTTVSILGPYGDPLTPTPEAEESRQGQEGAEKLGGPGKNAAFQLNRIPLVNL is encoded by the exons ATGGAGCCCAGTGCCTG CAGGATGCCTCCACTCCTCTCCCGCATccactccctgcagctgtggcatCTCCTCCTCGTCGTCTTGGCCGTCCCTCCTCCTGGCACATGGTCTCTTCGCTCTCGGGGCCCAGCAGCCCCTCGGCCTCTTTGCACCCGCCGCAGCCCCTCGGCCCCACGGTCCATTTGCATCTGGGAAAGGACCTCACAGCCGGAGCGGGATTCCCGCTCGGATTCCCGCTCGGATTCCCGCTCGGATTCCCGCTCGGCCGTGCCGCGCCAGCGGGCGCTGCCCGCGCGGGGAGCGGAGCTGCGGCACGTGGTGCGGCTGAGGCGCCAGGCCGCGGGCGCCCGGCCCGCCACGCCCTCGGGCTTCGAGGACGGCATGCCCTCCTCCCAGTACCCCTGGGCCATCGTGTGGGGTCCCACGGTGTCGGATGAGGACGGAGGGGACACAAACTCAGCCAACCCGGGCTTCCCGCCGCTGGGATACACCTTCGTCTCGCCGCACGGGATGGCGACGGCGCAGCCCAACTCCCACTCGCTCCTGCACAACGCGGGGCTCAACCTGCGCGAGACCCCGGCCACCCTGCGGCCCTTCCTGTTCGGGCCCCGGGGGGAAG GTGTGGACCCCCAGCTGTACGTCACCATCACCATCTCCATAATCATCGTCCTGGTTGCCACTGGAATCATATTCAAGTTCTG CTGGGACCGAAATCAGAAACGCCGGCGTCACTcggggcagcagagcagtgggaggcagcaggagagccagcagcccctcacAGACCTCTCCCCCACCACCGTCAGCATCCTGGGGCCCTACGGCGACCCCCTGACCCCCACACCTGAGGCGGAGGAGtccaggcagggccaggagggtGCAGAGAAACTGGGTGGCCCCGGGAAGAACGCAGCATTCCAGCTCAACCG AATCCCACTGGTGAACCTGTGA
- the PIANP gene encoding PILR alpha-associated neural protein isoform X2 codes for MEPSAWMPPLLSRIHSLQLWHLLLVVLAVPPPGTWSLRSRGPAAPRPLCTRRSPSAPRSICIWERTSQPERDSRSDSRSDSRSDSRSAVPRQRALPARGAELRHVVRLRRQAAGARPATPSGFEDGMPSSQYPWAIVWGPTVSDEDGGDTNSANPGFPPLGYTFVSPHGMATAQPNSHSLLHNAGLNLRETPATLRPFLFGPRGEGVDPQLYVTITISIIIVLVATGIIFKFCWDRNQKRRRHSGQQSSGRQQESQQPLTDLSPTTVSILGPYGDPLTPTPEAEESRQGQEGAEKLGGPGKNAAFQLNRIPLVNL; via the exons ATGGAGCCCAGTGCCTG GATGCCTCCACTCCTCTCCCGCATccactccctgcagctgtggcatCTCCTCCTCGTCGTCTTGGCCGTCCCTCCTCCTGGCACATGGTCTCTTCGCTCTCGGGGCCCAGCAGCCCCTCGGCCTCTTTGCACCCGCCGCAGCCCCTCGGCCCCACGGTCCATTTGCATCTGGGAAAGGACCTCACAGCCGGAGCGGGATTCCCGCTCGGATTCCCGCTCGGATTCCCGCTCGGATTCCCGCTCGGCCGTGCCGCGCCAGCGGGCGCTGCCCGCGCGGGGAGCGGAGCTGCGGCACGTGGTGCGGCTGAGGCGCCAGGCCGCGGGCGCCCGGCCCGCCACGCCCTCGGGCTTCGAGGACGGCATGCCCTCCTCCCAGTACCCCTGGGCCATCGTGTGGGGTCCCACGGTGTCGGATGAGGACGGAGGGGACACAAACTCAGCCAACCCGGGCTTCCCGCCGCTGGGATACACCTTCGTCTCGCCGCACGGGATGGCGACGGCGCAGCCCAACTCCCACTCGCTCCTGCACAACGCGGGGCTCAACCTGCGCGAGACCCCGGCCACCCTGCGGCCCTTCCTGTTCGGGCCCCGGGGGGAAG GTGTGGACCCCCAGCTGTACGTCACCATCACCATCTCCATAATCATCGTCCTGGTTGCCACTGGAATCATATTCAAGTTCTG CTGGGACCGAAATCAGAAACGCCGGCGTCACTcggggcagcagagcagtgggaggcagcaggagagccagcagcccctcacAGACCTCTCCCCCACCACCGTCAGCATCCTGGGGCCCTACGGCGACCCCCTGACCCCCACACCTGAGGCGGAGGAGtccaggcagggccaggagggtGCAGAGAAACTGGGTGGCCCCGGGAAGAACGCAGCATTCCAGCTCAACCG AATCCCACTGGTGAACCTGTGA
- the PIANP gene encoding PILR alpha-associated neural protein isoform X3 produces the protein MPPLLSRIHSLQLWHLLLVVLAVPPPGTWSLRSRGPAAPRPLCTRRSPSAPRSICIWERTSQPERDSRSDSRSDSRSDSRSAVPRQRALPARGAELRHVVRLRRQAAGARPATPSGFEDGMPSSQYPWAIVWGPTVSDEDGGDTNSANPGFPPLGYTFVSPHGMATAQPNSHSLLHNAGLNLRETPATLRPFLFGPRGEGVDPQLYVTITISIIIVLVATGIIFKFCWDRNQKRRRHSGQQSSGRQQESQQPLTDLSPTTVSILGPYGDPLTPTPEAEESRQGQEGAEKLGGPGKNAAFQLNRIPLVNL, from the exons ATGCCTCCACTCCTCTCCCGCATccactccctgcagctgtggcatCTCCTCCTCGTCGTCTTGGCCGTCCCTCCTCCTGGCACATGGTCTCTTCGCTCTCGGGGCCCAGCAGCCCCTCGGCCTCTTTGCACCCGCCGCAGCCCCTCGGCCCCACGGTCCATTTGCATCTGGGAAAGGACCTCACAGCCGGAGCGGGATTCCCGCTCGGATTCCCGCTCGGATTCCCGCTCGGATTCCCGCTCGGCCGTGCCGCGCCAGCGGGCGCTGCCCGCGCGGGGAGCGGAGCTGCGGCACGTGGTGCGGCTGAGGCGCCAGGCCGCGGGCGCCCGGCCCGCCACGCCCTCGGGCTTCGAGGACGGCATGCCCTCCTCCCAGTACCCCTGGGCCATCGTGTGGGGTCCCACGGTGTCGGATGAGGACGGAGGGGACACAAACTCAGCCAACCCGGGCTTCCCGCCGCTGGGATACACCTTCGTCTCGCCGCACGGGATGGCGACGGCGCAGCCCAACTCCCACTCGCTCCTGCACAACGCGGGGCTCAACCTGCGCGAGACCCCGGCCACCCTGCGGCCCTTCCTGTTCGGGCCCCGGGGGGAAG GTGTGGACCCCCAGCTGTACGTCACCATCACCATCTCCATAATCATCGTCCTGGTTGCCACTGGAATCATATTCAAGTTCTG CTGGGACCGAAATCAGAAACGCCGGCGTCACTcggggcagcagagcagtgggaggcagcaggagagccagcagcccctcacAGACCTCTCCCCCACCACCGTCAGCATCCTGGGGCCCTACGGCGACCCCCTGACCCCCACACCTGAGGCGGAGGAGtccaggcagggccaggagggtGCAGAGAAACTGGGTGGCCCCGGGAAGAACGCAGCATTCCAGCTCAACCG AATCCCACTGGTGAACCTGTGA